The following is a genomic window from candidate division KSB1 bacterium.
ACGCGGCGACTCGGTCCAGGGATACAAACGGTTATCAAATATGATTCAGGCGGCCGGCACAACAAGCCAAATGCAGTCCTATGCCTGGCGCGACACCCGAATCATGCCGAACCGGAATTACGACTATCAACTTGTTGAAAAAGATGGAGCCGGTTCCGACCCATGTCAGTATCCGAGTCGGTGTACAGACAACCATGTCTGAAGAAAAATCCCGGATTCCGCAATCTTTTTGCTGTTTGTCGGTTTTTCCAAATCCTTTTAATCCCGGGACTGTGATAACGCTTGACCTGACAAAAGATGTGGGGTATGCTGAATGTTGGATTTATAATCTGTTAGGGAGACCGGTCAAACAGTTGGAAAGCGGCGCTTTTACAGCCGGACAATACAGATTCTATTGGGACGGCGCTGACAGGATTCGGATCACACACTGCAGCCGGTGTCTATTTCTGCCGGTTTCAGGCTGAGGAGCTTTATCGAGTGTAAAACTGATAAAATCTCACTGATAAAAAGGATATGACCTTGAAAAACGAGGTCACATTCTTTTTGAATGTACCGTATACATGAGCAATCCTCATTCGGAACCGGCATCCGGTCAGGGTCGCGATATGCGCAATGTGAATCAGGGTTTGGAATATGATTTGCATTCCATATCGGGATCAATGGTTTACGGCGTTGCCTGCCTTTTCCGTCCCCAAAGGGACGGGGACGGGAAAGGAATTTGCGGCTATAGATATTTTGTCCCTACGGGACAGATTACAATAGTCGGGACAGGCTCCCGATAATCGGGACAGGCTCCCCGATAATCGGGACAGGCTCCGATAACCGGGACAGGTCCCGATGCTTCGGGACAGGTGCGTCGACGGCATTGAATGGAATAGTGGCGCGGGGCGCATCGCTGTGCCCACGCAAAAACAGACAAGATTACGTATAAATTTGTGGGAGCAGCGCAGACCGTAGTTCAATCACGCGCCGCTATTTGCAAAGCCAGGCATTTTCAAATCCGCGAAACACCCGGTCTGATGAAATTTTGCACAATCCCCGTCCCGGTAGGGACGGTATATCTATAGCAATATCTATCAAACGAAAAACAGGCGTCCCGTAGGGACGCAATATGACCAATTTTAATCAGGGTGTGGAAAACCCTTTTCAGCACATTCCGGAATCAATCGTTCGCAGCGTTGACTGACGGTTCCGGCCTATGGCACCCCTGACGGGGTGCTTTTTTGGGGTTCGCATGGGTTCTATAGATATTTTTTCCCTACGGGACAGATTCCCGATAGTCGGGACAGGCTCCCGATGCTCGGGACAAGCCCCGATAGTCAGGACAGGCTCCCGATGTTCGGGACAGGCCCGATAGTCGGGACAGGCCCCGATGCTCGGGACAGGCTCCGATCAGACGGGACAGGCCCCGATGCTCGGGACAGGCTCCGATAGACGGGACAGGTCCCGATGCTTGGGACAGGTGCGTCGACGGTATCGAATGGAATAGTGGCGCGGGGCGCATCGCTGTGCCCACGCAAAAACAGACAAGATTACGTATAAATTTGTGGGAGCAGCGCAGACCGTCGTTCAATCAGCACGCCGCTATTTACAAAGCCAGGCATTTTCAAATCCGCGAAACACCCGGTCTGATGAAATTTTGCACAATCCCCGTCCCGGTAGGGACGGTATATCTATAGCAATATCCATCAAACAAAAACAGGCGTCCCGTAGGGACGCAAAATGACCAATTTTAATCAGGGTGTGGGAAACCCTTTCCAGCACATCCCGGAATCAATCGTTTGAAGCGTTGCCTGACGGTACCGGCATATAGCACCCCTGACGGGGCGCTTTTTTGGGGTTCGCATGGGTTCTATAGATATTTTGTCCCTACGGGACAGATTCCCGATAGTCGGGACAGATTCCCGATGCTCGGGACAGGTGCGTCGATGGTATCGAATGGAATAGTGGCGTGGAACGCATCGCTGTGCCCACGCAAAAACAGACAAGATTACGTATAAATTTGTGGGAGCAGCGCAGACCGTAGTTCAATCACGCGCCGCTATTTGCAAAGGCAGGCATTTTCAAATCCGCGAAACACCCGGTCTGATGAAATTTTGCACAATCCCCGTCCCGGCAGGGACGGTATATCTATAGCAATATCCATCAAACAAAAACAGGCGTCCCGTAGGGACGCAATATGACCAATTTTAATCAGGGTGTGGGAAACCCTTTCCAGCACATCCCGGAATCAATCGTTTGCAGCCTTGACTGCCGTTTTCGGCATATGGCACCCCTGACGGGGTGCTTTTTTGGGTTCGCATGGGTTCTATAGATATTTTGTCCCTACGGGACAGATTCCCGATAGTCGGGACAGGCTCCCGATGCTCGGGACAGGCTCCCGATGTTCGGGACAGGCTCCCGATGTTCGGGACAGGCCCGATAGTCGGGACAGGCTCCCGATGCTTGGGACAGGCTCCCGATGTTCGGGACAGGCCCGATGTTCGGGACAGGTGCGTCGACGGTATCGAATGGAATAGTGGCGTGGAACGCCTCGCTGTGCCCACGCAAAAACAGACAAGATTACGTATAAATTTGTGGGAGCAGCGCAGACCGTCGTTCAATCACGCGCCGCTATTTACAAAGCCAGGCATTTTCAAATCCGCGAAACACCCGGTCTGATGAAATTTTGCACAATCCCCGTCCCGGTAGGGACGGTATATCTATAGCAATATCTATCAAACGAAAACAGGCGTCCCGTAGGGACGCAATATGACCAATTTTAATCAGGGTGTGGAAAACCCTTTTCAGCACATCCCGGAATCAATCGTTCGCAGCGTTGACTGACGGTTCCGGCCTATGGCACCCCCTGACGGGGTGCTTTTTTGGGTTCGCATGGGTTCTATAGATATTTTTTCCCTACGGGACAGATTCCCGATAGTCAGGACAGGCTCCCGATGCTTGGGACAGGCTCCCGATAATCGGGACAGGCTCCGATAACCGGGACAGGTCCCGATAACCGGGACAGGTCCCGATGCTTGGGACAGGTGCGTCGACGGTATCGAATGGAATAGTGGCGTGGAACGCCTCGCTGTGCCCACGCAAAAACAGACAAGATTACGTATAAATTTGTGGGAGCAGCGCAGACCGTCGTTCAATCACGCGCCGCTATTTACAAAGCCAGGCATTTTCAAATCCGCGAAACACCCGGTCTGATGAAGTTTTGCACAATCCCCGTCCCGGTCAGGGACGGTATATCTATAGCAATATCTATCAAACGAAAACAGGCGTCCCGTAGGGACGCAATATGACCAATTTTAATCAGGGTGTGGAAAACCCTTTTCAGCACATCCCGGAATCAATCGTTCGCAGCGTTGACTGACGGTTCCGGCCTATGGCACCCCCTGACGGGGTGCTTTTTTGGGTTCGCATGGGTTCTATAGATATTTTTTCCCTACGGGACAGATTCCCGATAGTCAGGACAGGCTCCCGATGCTCGGGACAGGCTCCCGATGTTCGGGACAGGCCCGATAGTCGGGACAGGCCCCGATGCTTGGGACAGGTGCGTCGACGGCATTGAATGGAATAGTGGCGTGGAACGCATCGCTGTGCCCACGCAAAAACAGACAAGATTACGTATAAATTTGTGGGAGCAGCGCAGACCGTAGTTCAATCACGCGCCGCTATTTGCAAAGCCAGGCATTTTCAAATCTGCGAAACACCCGGTCTGATGAAATTTTGCACAATCCCCGTCCCGGTAGGGACGGTATATCTATAGCAATATCCATCAAACAAAAACAGGCGTCCCGTAGGGACGCAATATGACCAATTTTAATCAGGGTGTGGGAAACCCTTTCCAGCACATCCCGGAATCAATCGTTTGCAGCCTTGACTGCCGTTTTCGGCCTATGGCACCCCCTGACGGGGTGCTTTTTTGGGTTCGCATGGGTTCTATAGATATTTTGTCCCTACGGGACAGATTCCCGATAGTCGGGACAGGCTCCCGATGCTCGGGACAGGCTCCGATAGACGGGACAAGTGCGTCGACGGTATCGAATGGAATAGTGGCGTGGAACGCATCGCTGTGCCCACGCAAAAACAGACAAGATTACGTATAAATTTGTGGGAGCAGCGCAGACCGTAGTTCAATCACGCGCCGCTATTTGCAAAGCCAGGCATTTTCAAATCCGCGAAACATCCGGTCTGATGAAATTTTGCACAATCCCCGTCCCGGTAGGGACGGTATATCTATAGCAATATCTATCAAACGAAAACAGGCGTCCCGTAGGGACGCAAAATGACCAATTTTAATCAGGGTGTGGAAAACCCTTTTCAGCACATCCCGGAATCAATCGTTCGCAGCGTTGACTGCCTTTTACGGCATATACCGTCCCGATGGGACGGGGACAGAGGGGAGATTTCAGACTATAAATATTTTGTCCCTACGGGACAGGCTCCCGATAGTCGGGACAGGCTCCGATAGTCGGGACAGGCTGAGTGCCAACAGGATTGAATGTGCGAGCCCTGGCACCCATCAGGTTGGCTGCAGCACAGACCATGTCCCAAGGGCGCACCGCCCCGGCGTGAATCAGCCAAAAGGCAGACGCAGCACCGGGGCTCGGAGAAGAAAGCCTCCGCCAGCTGGCGGAGCTGACAGAACGGTCATTGCAAACGCCTGGGATCAAACAGCAATTCATTGCCAAAAGCTCTATGTGTAAATCAGGAATAGGGCGCTTGAGCGTCCTTTCTTCTCTGAGCCCACGGACCTGTCCGCCCACCGTGGATTTATTCGTGGGCGGTTTCGCATAGGCGCACGATTGAGCCCACAGAAAAACCGACAATATACTTACGTATAAATCGGCTACTGCATCCCCCCGAATGCAATAATCCTGCAAAAAACATAGAATACGCTTCGCTTGCGCATCCCCTGAATGAATCAGCCTGAAATCAGACGCAATGAGTCATCAATCCTGCACCATTTTCGTCCCGGTAGTTATTCTGTTTGAAACGACTGTTTTGTTCTTTTCGAGTAAAATGCACAGGTTACAAAAGTCAAGAGGATATAACATAAAATATAATAACCCAATGAAATGCCAAGCGGTTTATATAAAAGAACGGCAAGAATAACCATAGGAAGATAAAAAAGTGCCGCAATATTGAGGGTATCACTATAGTCAAGATTACCGTCTCCAAAGGCGTCCAGCATAATACCGATACCGCCGGCAAAGGCAATGAGAAGAAAGTTGAGAATAAAAATCAAGACAGTTAGTGTGAACGCCGCCGAGATTAGAATGATTTGTGAATAATGATCAATCTTGCGGCCCATTTCTGCTGTATTGACAACGGTTGTATCATCTTCAGACGTGAGTCCGTCAAGATCAAAGGACCGGATACCGGTTTTGCCTTGATACCATAGCTCGTCAGGTGTAAAAAAAAGCGAATACCGCGGGGTATCGGCAAATCTGCTGCTGTCCGGTTTATGATCAAAAAGCACCTGAACCCCGTTATCCAGTGTAACCCGGCTTGGCAGGTCTCCCTGCAGATCAACGCCGTCCTCCATAAGCAGAATCCGGGGACTGTCCGCATCGAACAGCGGACGATAAATGGAAATATAGTCATTGATTTTTTGACTGGCAGGAACAATGATCATACCCGTTATAAATAAAGCGCTGACCAGAGCGCTGATCCAGGTGAGACCTTTAACTTTATTCATAGATTTTTACCGGCTCTTTATTCAACAAAACCCGCAATGCGCCCGACGCCATGGCCTGCATTTCCAGCTCTCCGGGACATGTCAGGACCGGGGCAATGAATTTAATATAGGCACAAAGTTCTGAAACAAACAATTTCGAATGCACCAGACCGCCGGTGAGAAATACCGCATCTACATCACCTTTAAGCGCTGCGGCGGCGGCTCCGGTTTCTTTGGCGATTTGATAGATCATGGCATCCCATATCAGACGGACATTGGGATCATGTCGCTGGCCTTGCACTTTTTTCATGTCGGATGTGCCCAGATAGGCATAAACACCGCCCCGGCCGTTGATCATGGATAATACAGACGCCTGATCGTGTTCACCGGTAAAACAGAATCGGACCAGGGGCTGGGTAGGGAGGGAGCCGCTGCGCTGGGGAGAAAAGGGACCGCTGTTTGAGGCATCATTGACATCAATGATGCGTCCGCCGACCAGGCTGGCAACTGAAATGCCGCCGCCCAGATGCAAACCGACAAAGCGGGTGCCGTCGATCTGTTTGTTTACTTTTTCCGCGGCCCAAAAGGCAGCGGCTCTTAGATTCAAGGCATGCGAAAGGCATTTGCGCTCAAAGGCGGGATGACCGGACAGTCGTGATACCGGCTCGAATTCGTCCACGGAAACCGGATCTACTACGAAAGCGGGGCAGTCATATGACCGGGCCATATCCCGCGCCAGCACACACCCCAGGTTGGAAACATGCTCTCCCTGAACATTGGCGCGAGCGTCCTGGATCATAGCTTGATTAACCGCGTAGGTGCCGCGTTTCACCGGCTTGAGCAAACCGCCGCGCCCCACAACCGCATCCGGGGTTTTTATGTTTTGTTCCTGCAAAAACGTTTGAATCTCGGATAATCTATCTGTATATTCACTCCAGATATCAGCTTTTCCGGAATTTGCAGGATGGGTAATGCTGTTTTCTATGATGGGTGTCGTATTTTCAAACAATGCGAGCTTGCTGGACGTGGAACCGGGATTAATCACCAGAATAGAAAAAGACGGATGTGTTGACATAGGACCACCTTTGTTTGTGTGTCGCGATAAATGTAATGGGCTTGCAGATCAAAGTCAAGTTTCTTTTCAATCATATAAACACGAGGATGAACGTATGCGGTTTTTTATCATGTTGCTATGGGGCGCTGCCATGGTATTTGCGGCGGATGGACAATTCAATTCTGTATCATCACCGGATGGTCATATTCAAGTGAAAATAAAACTGGATAACGGCCGCTTGTATTATTCAGTCAATAAGAATAATCAACAGGTGATTACGCCTTCAAGGTTGGGTCTGAAATTAAAAAAGCAGATGAACCTCGATAAAAATCTGAACCTTGATGAACAACAACTTTCTTCAATGGATACGGTCTGGACCACTGTTTGGGGTGAAAATAAAAAGATACGTAACCACTATAATCAGCTATCATTCGTTTTGAGTCATAATACCGGTATCCAGCAAATACTGGATTTTAGAGTATTCAATGATGGAATTGCATTTCGTTACCGGATTCCGGAACAAAAGGGTCTGAAACAAATTGAGATGATGGACGAGTTGACTGAATTTAATATTGATACAGAGTCTGAGGCTTGGTGGATTCCTGCATTTGCCGGCAACCGTTATGAATATCTCTATCAGCATACACCGTTGAACAAGATTGATACGGTGCACACCCCGGTGACGTTCAAAACCGCAAACGGAAGCTATGTCTCTGTACACGAGGCGGCGTTAACGGATTATTCGAGTATGACAGTGACCCGAACAACGGAAAATAAACTCCGGGCTTATCTGGTACCCTGGTCCGATGGTGTCAAAGTGAAAACATCCGTTCCCATGCACAGTCCCTGGCGAACGGTACAAATCGCGGATCGTCCGGCCGGGCTGGTTGAATCATCCATGATTCTGAATCTGAATGAACCGAATCAGCTCGAGGATGTATCCTGGATTCAGCCGGGCAAGTATGTGGGTATTTGGTGGGAAATGCACCTGGAGGTGTCCACCTGGGGAAGCGGCCGCAAGCATGGAGCCACCACCGACAATGCAAAACGCTATATCGATTTCGCCGCAGAACACGGATTTGACGGTGTGCTTGTAGAAGGATGGAACATCGGCTGGGACGGCAGCTGGATGGATAATGGTGAAATGTTTGATTTTACTCAGCCCTATCCGGATTTTGCTCTGCGGGAGGTGGCTCGATATGCCCGCGACCGTGGGGTTAGGCTGATCGGTCATCACGAGACCGGCGGCGGCGTTCTTAATTATGAATCACAAATGCAGGATGCATTTGATCTGTATGAGAGCCTGGGCGTACGCGCCGTTAAAACCGGTTATGTCAGTCAAGGCCAGTCCATCAAGCGGGTGGATGAACAGGGAAGCGTACATCAGGAGTGGCAGCATGGTCAGTTCATGGTTCAGCATTACCGCAAAGTGGTCAAAGAGGCGGCAAAACACAAAATGATGCTGGATGTACATGAGCCCGTCAAAGCCACGGGCATCCGACGCACCTGGCCGAACATGATGACGCGCGAAGGAGCGCGCGGACAGGAATACAATGCCTGGGATCCGAACGGCGGCAATCCGCCCGATCACACCACAATTCTGCCGTTTACCCGTATGCTCGGCGGCCCCATGGATTTTACGCCCGGAATTTTTGATTTGCTGTTCGAGGACGCAAAACCGGACAACCGCGTGAACACCACGTTGGCCAAACAGCTGGCTCTGTATGTGGTGATTTACAGTCCTCTGCATATGGCTGCCGATTTGCCGGAAAACTATGAAAAACGTCCCGATGCGTTTCAGTTTATTGTTGATGTGCCGACCGACTGGAGCGAGACGCACGTACTGAATGCAGAGATCGGTGATTATATCACGGTGGTGCGCCGCGACCGCCAGAGTGCGGACTGGTACATCGGCAGCATCACGGATGAAAACGGGCGCAGTTTTGACATCAATCTTGGTTTTTTAGACCCGGACAGGGAATATATCGCTGAAATTTACAGAGACGGCGAGGCGGCGGACCGGGATTCCAACCCGTATGATATAGAAATCGTGAAAAAACGAGTCACCGCTGATTCTGTATTCTCGATGAAGCTTGCTCCGGGAGGTGGGTTGGCAGCGCGTTTTCGTGCGTTGGATTGAAGAAACGTTCAGAACAGGGACTGATCAAAGCCGCATGCATTCCATTTTGACAGATCCTGCGGACAAAGCCGTTGCTGTTCAGTTTGCTATTTGGCTGGCTGTCGGTGATTTTACTCTGGATTTTCTGACAGAAGACCGTTTGGATCCCAATCAAAGTAACTATAACCTAAACTGAGCGATTCTTCGAAAAATAAAAAACCTTTTGGGATTATAATGGATTGTTATTATTTTAATTAAGACAAAATCAACTAAAATCAATCCACGCACCCAAAAGGTGACAATAATATGAAGAAAAAAACCAATTCAAAGCAAGTAAAAATTTCAAAAATCGAGGTCACAACTGAAAAAATGAGCGGGCGCGGCGGCCTGTTTTTCTTTATCAAATATGTCGAAAACATTGGTTTTTTCAAGCTTTTCGAACAATGTCTTGGTTCTCTAAAAGGTTCGGCCAAGGGCATTAGTTGCTTTCAGTTTATTAAACAAGTTGTGGGCTGGTTCATTGATGGCACCGACCGTTCCATGTTAGGCTTTGATCGACGTAAAAACGACGACGCTTATGCCGCGCTCCTAGAGAATGAGCCTTGGCACATGGCGACATCGCATCAGATAAAGATAATGTTTCGCCGACTTGGTTTTGTCGGACAATGGCTCTTTCGTTCTATTTTGCTCAAGCTTTTTATCTGGCGCCTTCATGTTGAAAAGCCCAAAGTGATCATATTATTCGCTGATACGGTGGTCTTTGACAATGACGATGCCCAAAAACGTCAAGGCGTTAAGCCAACTTATAAGAAGAAAAGGGCTTTCAGCCGCTGCAAATCAGCTGGGGGCCTTATGTGGTGGATGCATTGTTCCGTCCTGGCAATGTGCACTGCAATCATGGGACAGATTTGAGAAAAGCTGTTGGACGTTTGGTCAAAGCGATTCGAACCCATTATGCTGATGTGCCAATCATACTGCTTAAAGACAGCGGTTTTTTAGATGATAAGAATTTCAGATTTTTTGAAGAACGCCTCGGCATTCATTATGCGTGCAGCGGAAAGCTCTATAAGGGTATTAAACAATATGTTAAAGAAGTTCCTGTTGATCGATTTCACTTGTATCAAATGTCGTGGTCGTTTGTTGAATTTGGTAACCGGCTTGACACGTGGTCTACATTTCGGCGATGCATTTTCACATCACAAGAAACCGAAGATAATGGCCAGATGACCTTTGATTTTGCTCGACCGGACAATGTGATTTATACAAACATTGGCCAGAATGAAGAATGTGATGAAAAGCTGGTGCAGGCAGTTGGCGATGACTATTTAAAGGCGGAAAAGATCATTGAATTGGATCATAGTCGCGGCAAGGGTGAACTTGTTCATCGTTCACAAAAGGATTTTGTCGTATGCGAGCAGCTTCCCTTTAAAGGCTTTGGAATGAACAGAGCCTTTTATTACATTTTTTTGATGAGTCATTTTCTATACGAAGCTTTCAAGCGTGATATGACCCAGGATGTGTTACCGGTTACGAGCTATCCCAGCACTTTTCGCCGGACTGTAATTGATTTTGCTGTCAAGATAATATCGACGAGTCAACAGGTAATCTTGAAAGTCACCCAAGCTACTTATGATGCATTAAAAATTCCACTTTTATGGCAGGCGATTCGCGAACAAAAACCAGCTTTCATGACATAGAGCAAAATGTTTCCAGAAAATTTTATTTCACAGGATTGATACGCCCTAATGTTAGTTTTTTCATGTTTTTAGGCATAGTTCATTTTAAAAACAGGTAAAAAGACTTTTGTAACATGAAAACAGAATAGAATTTACACAATAGACATGACTGGCTCCCTTTTGAGCCAGTTTATTTTGTTCTGTTTTAAAATCGCTCAATTTAGGTATAACCAAAAATGGACGGATATTCAGACCGCGAAATCAATCTATTCAGGCTTACCGGATACCTATGATTATTCACCGCTTTTGACTTTGGGCAAGCAACCGGAGGGTGTGCTGTATTTGCAGGACAATGATGTCTGTGATCTGACTGCAACATTAACTCAGTTTGGAAATCCGTTGCCGGGCATTGATGTCAATTTATCCATGGCTGATACCGAATTGGGGCCAAGCGCGAATGCTGTTCTCTGGGAAAATATGTCGCCGGCAGGGGCAATGAAAACCTTTCAGCAAATTGAGCTTCTTTCTCATCATAAATCGGTTAACGTCGGTTATTGTTTTCAAAGAATAAAATATCAATCAAAAACAGAGCGCCGATGAACAGACAGCGATCGTTCAGACCGGCTTTTTGCGGAAACTGCACCTGAAAATTGTCTGCGTCCGTAAACATTTCTTTACCCAGGCCGCTCCAGCGTTTGGTGATTTTTCCGATGTTCACTGCATTGCGGGTGATATGAAAGGTCCAGGGATGCAAAAGCGGTCCGATAATTTCAAATTTTTCCCGTCCCAGTCGGTCCTGCACGGAGAAACGCCGCCGGAGGATGGAAAACTTGCGTTTGATGCGTCCCATCGGGCGTTGACGCTGGTCGTTGACCTGAACTTCGCCAAAATAAAAGCGGAAGGGGCGTTTCAATTCCAGCACCGCAACATTCCGGTGGTCCCAGATATGCAGGGTGAATGGACGCAATGAGGACAGCAGCCAGCGCGACCACACCGGGCTTTCTTCCAGCGCCTCGAACATCGGCCGGCCGTCTAAATCTCGAATCGTGTATTTGTTTTTGGTTTCAAAGCCTGAGAGGATTTCACCCCATTCCTTGATCTGTTCAACGGATAAACCAGTTGTTTCTTCAAGATAATGCATATCAGGATCCTTTACAAAACGTGTTTTGCAGGTTTGAAATAACGATATCAGAAATCAGCCCGTCGATTTAGAGACCGGGTTTTTCTCATTTCCAACGTTTATCGGGGTACGGAGGCTATATTGTGTCTCTTAAACAGAAAAAGGCCGCAAAACGATACGGCCTTTGTTTTCATTGATCCTGTAAGGGTGGGCGATACTGGAATTGAACCAGTGACCTCCGGTATGTGAGACCGGCACTCTAACCAACTGAGCTAATCGCCCGCGCAACCTTAGAGAATATAAAAAAATCCGGGAAAAATGCAAGAATAATGTGCATCAAATTCAGTTATTTGTTTGTT
Proteins encoded in this region:
- a CDS encoding DUF1189 family protein, yielding MNKVKGLTWISALVSALFITGMIIVPASQKINDYISIYRPLFDADSPRILLMEDGVDLQGDLPSRVTLDNGVQVLFDHKPDSSRFADTPRYSLFFTPDELWYQGKTGIRSFDLDGLTSEDDTTVVNTAEMGRKIDHYSQIILISAAFTLTVLIFILNFLLIAFAGGIGIMLDAFGDGNLDYSDTLNIAALFYLPMVILAVLLYKPLGISLGYYILCYILLTFVTCAFYSKRTKQSFQTE
- the buk gene encoding butyrate kinase, with the translated sequence MSTHPSFSILVINPGSTSSKLALFENTTPIIENSITHPANSGKADIWSEYTDRLSEIQTFLQEQNIKTPDAVVGRGGLLKPVKRGTYAVNQAMIQDARANVQGEHVSNLGCVLARDMARSYDCPAFVVDPVSVDEFEPVSRLSGHPAFERKCLSHALNLRAAAFWAAEKVNKQIDGTRFVGLHLGGGISVASLVGGRIIDVNDASNSGPFSPQRSGSLPTQPLVRFCFTGEHDQASVLSMINGRGGVYAYLGTSDMKKVQGQRHDPNVRLIWDAMIYQIAKETGAAAAALKGDVDAVFLTGGLVHSKLFVSELCAYIKFIAPVLTCPGELEMQAMASGALRVLLNKEPVKIYE
- a CDS encoding glycoside hydrolase family 97 protein; protein product: MRFFIMLLWGAAMVFAADGQFNSVSSPDGHIQVKIKLDNGRLYYSVNKNNQQVITPSRLGLKLKKQMNLDKNLNLDEQQLSSMDTVWTTVWGENKKIRNHYNQLSFVLSHNTGIQQILDFRVFNDGIAFRYRIPEQKGLKQIEMMDELTEFNIDTESEAWWIPAFAGNRYEYLYQHTPLNKIDTVHTPVTFKTANGSYVSVHEAALTDYSSMTVTRTTENKLRAYLVPWSDGVKVKTSVPMHSPWRTVQIADRPAGLVESSMILNLNEPNQLEDVSWIQPGKYVGIWWEMHLEVSTWGSGRKHGATTDNAKRYIDFAAEHGFDGVLVEGWNIGWDGSWMDNGEMFDFTQPYPDFALREVARYARDRGVRLIGHHETGGGVLNYESQMQDAFDLYESLGVRAVKTGYVSQGQSIKRVDEQGSVHQEWQHGQFMVQHYRKVVKEAAKHKMMLDVHEPVKATGIRRTWPNMMTREGARGQEYNAWDPNGGNPPDHTTILPFTRMLGGPMDFTPGIFDLLFEDAKPDNRVNTTLAKQLALYVVIYSPLHMAADLPENYEKRPDAFQFIVDVPTDWSETHVLNAEIGDYITVVRRDRQSADWYIGSITDENGRSFDINLGFLDPDREYIAEIYRDGEAADRDSNPYDIEIVKKRVTADSVFSMKLAPGGGLAARFRALD
- a CDS encoding transposase translates to MDALFRPGNVHCNHGTDLRKAVGRLVKAIRTHYADVPIILLKDSGFLDDKNFRFFEERLGIHYACSGKLYKGIKQYVKEVPVDRFHLYQMSWSFVEFGNRLDTWSTFRRCIFTSQETEDNGQMTFDFARPDNVIYTNIGQNEECDEKLVQAVGDDYLKAEKIIELDHSRGKGELVHRSQKDFVVCEQLPFKGFGMNRAFYYIFLMSHFLYEAFKRDMTQDVLPVTSYPSTFRRTVIDFAVKIISTSQQVILKVTQATYDALKIPLLWQAIREQKPAFMT
- a CDS encoding phospholipid scramblase-related protein — translated: MHYLEETTGLSVEQIKEWGEILSGFETKNKYTIRDLDGRPMFEALEESPVWSRWLLSSLRPFTLHIWDHRNVAVLELKRPFRFYFGEVQVNDQRQRPMGRIKRKFSILRRRFSVQDRLGREKFEIIGPLLHPWTFHITRNAVNIGKITKRWSGLGKEMFTDADNFQVQFPQKAGLNDRCLFIGALFLIDILFFENNNRR